From Chryseobacterium salivictor, a single genomic window includes:
- a CDS encoding helix-turn-helix domain-containing protein, which yields MYKAANSIEDIAKNRNLSLNTIQNHLANFVEVGTIKASELMDINKIDPIISFAKTQTIPSLKAIKEELGEEFSYFEIHVALAFYKRKEKENSTNQK from the coding sequence ATGTACAAAGCGGCCAACAGTATAGAAGATATTGCAAAAAACAGAAATTTGTCTTTGAATACGATTCAAAATCACCTAGCCAATTTTGTGGAGGTGGGCACCATTAAAGCTAGCGAACTGATGGATATCAATAAAATAGATCCGATTATTTCTTTTGCTAAAACGCAGACTATTCCATCTTTAAAAGCAATAAAAGAAGAACTGGGCGAAGAGTTTTCTTATTTTGAAATTCATGTAGCACTTGCTTTTTATAAAAGGAAGGAAAAAGAAAACAGCACAAATCAAAAGTAA